The following coding sequences are from one Neurospora crassa OR74A linkage group I, whole genome shotgun sequence window:
- a CDS encoding nuclear elongation and deformation protein 1, producing the protein MQYVRSLGDSVSTAWNSINPATLSGAIDVIVVEQEDGTLACSPFHVRFGKFSLLRPSEKKVEFRVNGVKQDYAMKLGEGGEAFFVFETTDTIPQSMQTSPIVSPASSPPLNADQSGPLQEPESLDLNSVEGKTRSSSFNHRPPPTALLARDGLLTPRSVSPDPIKGEWSPFRPHSDGLLRQSARRMPSDGSTHEGSEEGDSHTERSRSPPPLTAPEALQRAMNLSRELAAANIPNHISETGDLMLDMTAFKNNEEDAFRAEILARKILTEELDGNYDIGALFGVDEHGNLWIYSSIEAKEAAMKRTMDPLRSASHMGNIDAASDPGYQSDASDTSAATTLPIHRRADSDVGQMTLQTPPSSPGSSAAGDPNRNYAKTLRLTSDQLKALNLKPGENSMSFTVNKATCQAYMFLWKHEVPVVISDIDGTITKSDALGHVLNMIGRDWTHAGVAKLYTDIVANGYNIMYLTSRSVGQADTTRTYLAGIVQDGYRLPRGPTILSPDRTMAALRREIYLRKPHIFKMSTLRDIRNLYGPDRTPFYAGFGNRFTDQISYRTVDVPRNRIFTINSNAEVSLDLLSLNKLKLSYVNMTEVVDHYFPPVTTLIKGGGEDYTDFKYWRDQPLDLDEFSASDTEDERSGGRKTSAPAVVDDHESEYEEDDEEEVGDGLVDSYISRNSVDDYEEGSVASEDGDYDAEDDGEDDGEDGEEEEGEYDEEAAPEHMVDSAMLDSVYVDADADGVITDDEDAEGKKIVEEEEVDNEEEEDGGLGAEEEEGLRRAAADLEQAMKEQERKREPTEAQLQVPVEQQSRDSSSSSVSPKVIEPDADAEIITGIKDLTVEKEVS; encoded by the exons ATGCAGTACGTCAGGAGTCTCGGCGACTCTGTCTCTACCGCCTGGAACTCCATCAACCCTGCGACCCTCAGCGGTGCCATCGACGTGATAGTCGTTGAGCAGGAAGATGGCACCCTTGCATGCTCTCCCTTTCACGTGCGTTTTGGCAAGTTCTCGCTGTTGCGCCCATCCGAAAAAAAGGTCGAATTCAGGGTCAATGGCGTCAAGCAGGACTATGCCATGAAGCTGGGCGAGGGAGGCGAggccttcttcgtcttcgaaACTACAGACACCATCCCTCAGAGCATGCAGACGTCGCCCATCGTGTCGCCCGCCTCTAGCCCCCCGCTCAATGCCGACCAGTCAGGGCCTCTACAAGAACCTGAATCACTCGATCTGAACTCGGTAGAAGGCAAAACCCGTTCTTCGAGCTTCAACCACAGGCCTCCTCCCACTGCTCTACTAGCACGAGACG GGTTGCTCACACCTCGTTCCGTATCACCAGATCCTATCAAGGGTGAATGGTCTCCGTTTCGCCCACATAGCGATGGCCTTCTGCGGCAGTCAGCGCGAAGAATGCCAAGCGATGGCAGCACCCACGAAGGTTCAGAAGAAGGCGATAGCCACACCGAAAGATCCCGcagcccgccgccgcttaCAGCACCCGAAGCTCTTCAAAGGGCAATGAACCTCTCCCGAgagctcgccgccgccaataTCCCTAACCACATCAGCGAGACCGGAGACCTCATGTTAGATATGACTGCGTTCAAAAACAATGAGGAAGACGCCTTCCGGGCTGAGATCCTTGCGCGCAAGATTCTCACGGAGGAGCTTGATGGCAACTACGACATCGGCGCACTTTTTGGCGTTGACGAGCATGGAAACCTTTGGATCTACAGCAGCATCGAGGCGAAGGAGGCCGCCATGAAGAGGACGATGGACCCCCTACGCTCTGCATCTCACATGGGCAACATTGATGCGGCTTCTGACCCTGGGTATCAGAGCGATGCTAGCGATACCTCAGCCGCCACGACTCTACCGATCCACAGGAGAGCTGACTCTGATGTCGGCCAGATGACCCTGCAGACACCCCCAAGCTCTCCCGGCAGTTCGGCAGCGGGCGATCCCAATCGGAACTACGCAAAGACCTTGAGGTTGACTAGCGACCAGTTGAAGGCCTTGAATCTGAAGCCCGGCGAGAACTCAATGAGCTTCACCGTGAACAAAGCTACCTGCCAGGCTTACATGTTTTTATGGAAGCACGAGGTACCCGTGGTCATCTCGGATATTGATGGAACCATTACAAAGTCTGATGCGCTTGGCCACGTGCTGAACATGATCGGGCGCGACTGGACGCATGCTGGTGTAGCCAAGCTGTATACTGATATTGTAGCCAACGGGTACAACATAATGTATCTGACGAGTCGGTCTGTCGGCCAGGCCGACACTACACGAACTTACCTCGCAGGTATCGTTCAAGACGGGTACCGTCTCCCACGCGGACCTACCATTCTCTCACCCGACCGAACCATGGCGGCTCTCCGTCGCGAGATCTATCTCCGCAAACCACATATCTTCAAGATGTCCACGCTTCGTGACATCCGCAACCTCTACGGGCCCGATCGCACACCGTTTTACGCCGGGTTCGGCAACCGTTTCACGGACCAAATCTCGTATCGCACGGTCGACGTGCCCCGTAACCGTATCTTCACCATCAACTCTAATGCAGAGGTGTCACTCGATTTGCTGAGTCTCAACAAACTCAAGCTGAGTTACGTCAACATGACCGAGGTTGTCGACCATTACTTCCCACCTGTCACCACGCTCATCAAAGGCGGTGGCGAGGATTATACGGATTTCAAGTATTGGCGAGACCAGCCTTTGGATCTTGACGAGTTCTCTGCCAGTGACACCGAGGACGAGCGCAGCGGTGGCCGAAAGACATCTGCTCCGGCTGTTGTCGATGATCATGAAAGTGAgtacgaggaggatgacgaggaagaagttggCGACGGTCTTGTGGACAGCTACATCTCGAGAAACTCGGTGGATGATTACGAGGAAGGAAGCGTGGCAAGTGAGGATGGGGATTATGATGCAGAGGatgatggcgaggatgatggagaggatggtgaggaagaggagggagaataTGATGAGGAGGCTGCGCCCGAGCATATGGTTGATTCGGCTATGCTGGACAGCGTGTATGTGGATGCAGATGCGGATGGAGTAATCactgacgacgaggacgccgagggaaaaaaaatagttgaagaagaagaggtggacaacgaagaggaggaagacggaggaCTCGgcgccgaggaagaggaagggctCAGACGTGCTGCTGCCGATCTCGAACAGGCAATgaaggagcaggagaggaagagggaaccAACTGAAGCTCAATTGCAAGTGCCGGTTGAGCAGCAGTCCAGGGACAGCTCAAGCTCATCGGTTTCGCCCAAGGTGATTGAGCCAGATGCAGATGCTGAAATTATCACTGGGATTAAGGATCTTACTGTTGAGAAGGAAGTGAGCTAG
- a CDS encoding transcription initiation factor TFIID — protein MSAAATTTAPLPNGNPAPGSQNNASAASSSTAATSQSQSQSQLATQPSSASQAPPPTTTTGPATTSTAVTTSNPNTLSTAASAAAAASSAASNPRPRDARTIELLLTAQGVTAFEQRVPLLLLDFAYRHTSAVLSDALHLSADPYTSHAGARPSASSGAAPVNVGDATITSNAVQLAIASRLNFQFRGGSGGGSGGGVSKEWMMEMAREKNKVALPKVSVNEWGVRLPSERFVLNGVSWGLKGDGWIAGGDETSGDEEEGSDEDMEDAMGINKKGENGDAMEGIEREDIGGDGVEGGTVDDLFGDDDGDNDEMEDVDMFA, from the coding sequence atgtccgccgccgccacaaCCACGGCTCCCCTCCCAAACGGCAACCCCGCGCCCGGCAGCCAGAATAACGCGTCGGCAGCGTCATCATCCACGGCCGCAACCTCTCAATCCCAATCCCAGTCTCAACTAGCCACCcagccctcctccgcctcccaagcaccaccaccaacgaccACAACAGGGCCcgcaacaacatcaacagcagtAACAACATCAAACCCCAACACCCTCTCCAccgctgcttctgctgctgccgccgcctcctcagCAGCTTCCAACCCCCGCCCCCGCGACGCCCGCACAATCGAGCTCCTCCTAACCGCGCAAGGCGTAACGGCCTTCGAACAGCGCGTCCCGCTTTTGCTGCTGGACTTCGCCTACCGCCACACCTCGGCCGTGCTCTCAGACGCTTTACACCTCTCTGCGGACCCGTACACCTCGCACGCGGGCGCCCGGCCCTCGGCCTCTTCTGGCGCGGCCCCCGTCAATGTGGGCGACGCGACTATTACAAGTAACGCGGTGCAGCTGGCGATTGCCAGCCGGCTGAACTTCCAATTCCGTGGCGGAAGCGGGGGCGggagcggtggtggtgtcagCAAGGAGTGGATGATGGAGatggcgagggagaagaaTAAGGTGGCGTTGCCCAAGGTCAGTGTGAACGAGTGGGGGGTAAGGTTGCCGAGCGAGAGGTTTGTGTTGAATGGGGTTAGCTGGGGTTTGAAGGGGGACGGGTGGATTGCCGGCGGGGATGAGACAAGtggcgatgaggaggaaggtagTGATGAGGACATGGAGGATGCCATGGGCATTAACAAGAAGGGTGAGAATGGTGATGCTATGGAGGGGATAGAGAGGGAGGATATTGGCGGGGATGGGGTAGAGGGTGGCACGGTGGATGACTTGTTTGGGGATGACGATGGTGATAatgatgagatggaggaTGTGGATATGTTTGCTTGA
- the his-3 gene encoding histidine biosynthesis trifunctional protein, giving the protein METTLPLPFLVGVSVPPGLNDIKEGLSREEVSCLGCVFFEVKPQTLEKILRFLKRHNVEFEPYFDVTALESIDDIITLLDAGARKVFVKTEQLADLSAYGSRVAPIVTGSSAALLSSATESGLLLSGFDQTASEAAQFLEEARDKKITPFFIKPVPGADLEQFIQVAAKANAIPILPSTGLTTKKDEAGKLAISTILSSVWKSDRPDGLLPTVVVDEHDTALGLVYSSAESVNEALRTQTGVYQSRKRGLWYKGATSGDTQELVRISLDCDNDALKFVVKQKGRFCHLDQSGCFGQLKGLPKLEQTLISRKQSAPEGSYTARLFSDEKLVRAKIMEEAEELCTAQTPQEIAFEAADLFYFALTRAVAAGVTLADIERSLDAKSWKVKRRTGDAKGKWAEKEGIKPAASALAATSAPVTKEAAQETTPEKITMRRFDASKVSTEELDAALKRPAQKSSDAIYKIIVPIIEDVRKNGDKAVLSYTHKFEKATSLTSPVLKAPFPKELMQLPEETIAAIDVSFENIRKFHAAQKEEKPLQVETMPGVVCSRFSRPIEAVGCYIPGGTAVLPSTALMLGVPAMVAGCNKIVFASPPRADGTITPEIVYVAHKVGAESIVLAGGAQAVAAMAYGTESITKVDKILGPGNQFVTAAKMFVSNDTNAAVGIDMPAGPSEVLVIADKDANPAFVASDLLSQAEHGVDSQVILIAIDLDEEHLQAIEDEVHRQATELPRVQIVRGSIAHSITVQVKTVEEAMELSNKYAPEHLILQIKEAEKAVDLVMNAGSVFIGAWTPESVGDYSAGVNHSLPTYGFAKQYSGVNLASFVKHITSSNLTAEGLKNVGQAVMQLAKVEELEAHRRAVSIRLEHMSKSN; this is encoded by the exons ATGGAGACAAcacttcccctccccttcctcgtcGGTGTCAGTGTTCCTCCCGGACTGAATGACATCAAGGAGGGCCTCAGCCGGGAGGAAGTCTCGTGTCTTGGCTGCGTCTTCTTCGAGGTCAAGCCCCAGACCCTTGAGAAAATCCTGCGATTCCTCAAGCGTCACAATGTCGAATTTGAGCCCTACTTCGATGTAACAGCCCTCGAGTCTATCGATGATATTATCACTCTTCTGGACGCCGGCGCCCGCAAGGTGTTTGTCAAGACCGAGCAGTTGGCCGACCTCTCCGCATATGGCTCCCGCGTTGCCCCCATTGTCACTGGAAGCAGCGCTGCTTTGCTTTCCTCCGCCACCGAGAGCGGCCTTTTGCTCTCCGGCTTCGATCAGACTGCCTCCGAGGCTGCACAGTTTCTGGAGGAGGCCAGAGACAAGAAAATTACCCCCTTCTTCATCAAGCCCGTTCCTGGGGCCGATCTCGAACAGTTCATCCAGGTCGCCGCCAAGGCTAACGCCATCCCCATCCTGCCATCCACTGGCTTGACAACAAAGAAGGACGAGGCCGGCAAGCTTGCCATCTCCACCATCCTCTCGAGCGTCTGGAAGTCTGACCGTCCCGATGGTCTTCTCCCCACCGTTGTCGTTGATGAGCACGACACTGCTCTGGGTCTGGTCTACAGCAGTGCCGAGAGTGTGAACGAGGCCCTCAGGACACAGACTGGTGTCTATCAGAGCCGGAAGCGCGGTCTCTGGTACAAGGGTGCTACTTCCGGAGACACTCAGGAGCTCGTCCGCATCTCGCTTGACTGCGATAACGATGCTCTCAAGTTTGTCGTGAAGCAGAAGGGTCGTTTCTGCCACCTCGATCAGTCCGGCTGCTTTGGTCAGCTCAAAGGCCTTCCCAAGCTCGAGCAGACTTTGATTTCGAGGAAACAGTCTGCCCCCGAGGGCTCCTACACTGCCCGTCTCTTCTCCGATGAGAAGCTAGTCCGGGCCAAGATCatggaggaggctgaggagctCTGCACCGCTCAGACCCCCCAGGAAATCGCCTTTGAGGCTGCCGATCTCTTCTACTTTGCTCTTACCAGGGCCGTTGCTGCCGGCGTTACTCTTGCCGATATCGAAAGGAGCCTTGACGCCAAGAGCTGGAAGGTCAAGCGCAGGACTGGAGATGCTAAGGGTAAGTGggctgagaaggagggcaTCAAGCCTGCGGCGTCCGCTCTCGCTGCCACTTCGGCCCCTGTCACCAAGGAGGCCGCCCAGGAGACCACCCCTGAGAAGATCACCATGAGACGTTTCGACGCCTCCAAGGTCTCTACCGAGGAGCTCGATGCTGCTCTCAAGCGTCCTGCGCAAAAGTCGTCCGATGCCATCTACAAGATCATTGTCCCCATCATCGAGGACGTCCGCAAGAACGGCGACAAGGCTGTTCTGTCGTACACTCACAAGTTCGAGAAGGCTACCTCTCTTACTAGCCCCGTCCTGAAGGCGCCCTTCCCCAAGGAGCTTATGCAGCTCCCTGAGGAGACCATTGCTGCCATCGACGTGTCCTTCGAGAACATCCGCAAGTTCCACGCCGcccagaaggaggagaagccccTCCAGGTCGAGACCATGCCCGGTGTTGTCTGCAGCCGTTTCTCTCGTCCCATCGAGGCCGTCGGCTGCTACATCCCCGGCGGTACCGCCGTTCTCCCCAGCACTGCCCTTATGCTGGGTGTTCCCGCCATGGTCGCCGGCTGCAACAAGATTGTGTTCGCCTCTCCTCCCCGCGCCGACGGAACCATCACTCCCGAGATTGTCTACGTCGCTCACAAGGTTGGCGCCGAGTCCATCGTGCTTGCCGGCGGTGCCCAGGCCGTAGCTGCCATGGCCTACGGCACCGAGAGCATCACCAAGGTCGACAAGATTCTCGGCCCCGGTAACCAGTTCGTCACTGCTGCCAAGATGTTCGTCAGCAACGACACCAACGCTGCCGTTGGTATTGACATGCCCGCTGGCCCGTCCGAGGTGCTGGTCATCGCTGACAAGGACGCCAACCCCGCGTTCGTTGCCTCGGATCTCCTGTCCCAGGCTGAGCACGGCGTTGACAGTCAGGTCATCCTGATCGCTATTGACCTCGACGAGGAGCATCTTCAGGCTATTGAGGACGAGGTTCACCGTCAGGCTACGGAGCTTCCTCGCGTCCAGATTGTCCGTGGCTCCATCGCCCACTCGATCACCGTGCAGGTCAAGACCGTCGAGGAGGCCATGGAGCTCAGCAACAAGTACGCTCCTGAGCACTTGATCCTCCAGatcaaggaggccgagaaggctgTCGATCTTGTCATGAACGCCGGTAGTGTCTTCATTGGCGCCTGGACTCCTGAGTCCGTTGGCGATTACTCTGCTGGTGTTAACCACTCGCTGC CTACCTATGGCTTTGCCAAGCAGTACTCTGGCGTCAATCTCGCCTCGTTCGTCAAGCACATTACCAGCTCCAACTTGACTGCCGAGGGTCTCAAAAACGTCGGCCAGGCTGTCATGCAGTTGGCTAAGgttgaggagctcgaggcTCACAGAAGGGCGGTCAGCATCCGTCTTGAGCACATGAGCAAGAGCAACTAA
- the lpl gene encoding lysophospholipase yields the protein MHLPSSLLIAAPLLANVSAEPIRIPQRDVSVVSTSQQLAVRALPDSPSGGYAPAVVDCPKTKPTLRKAVDLSNEEKNWLSIRRKNTIQPMRDLLKRANITGFDSETFMNEAANNISQLPNVAIAISGGGYRALMNGAGFVAAADNRIQNTTGAGGIGGLLQSSTYLAGLSGGGWLVGSLFSNNFSSIETLLSENKVWDFENSIFKGPKEAGLSTVNRIQYWSEVAKEVAKKKDAGFETSITDYWGRALSYQLIGADMGGPAYTFSSIAQTDNFQKAETPFPILVADGRAPGDTIISLNATNYEFNPFETGSWDPTVYGFAPTKYLGANFSNGVIPSGGKCVEGLDQAGFVMGTSSTLFNQFLLANISSYDGVPDVLIEAVTSVLKEIGAKRDDVSQIIPNPFLDWNNRTNPNADTLELDLVDGGEDLQNIPLNPLTQPVRAVDVIFAVDSSADVTNWPNGTALRATYERTFGSISNGTLFPSIPDDWTFINLGLNNRPSFFGCDVKNFTLNANQKVPPLIVYVPNAPYTALSNVSTFDPSYTMSQRNDIIGNGWNSATQGNGTLDSEWPTCVACAVISRSLDRLGRQTPAACKTCFERYCWNGTVNSKDTGVYMPEFKIADAHALDSGAVAIGKMVNVWSSVVVGVVAATLLL from the exons ATGCATCTCCCTTCGTCGCTGCTCATCGCAGCTCCCTTGCTCGCCAATGTATCGGCCGAACCCATTAGGATACCCCAACGCGATGTCTCCGTGGTATCAACATCACAGCAACTTGCCGTTCGAGCACTACCGGATTCGCCCAGCGGTGGATATGCCCCTGCCGTTGTAGACTGTCCCAAGACCAAGCCGACGCTCCGGAAGGCCGTGGATTTGTCGAACGAGGAGAAGAACTGGTTGTCGATCCGGAGGAAGAACACCATCCAGCCCATGAGGGACCTCCTGAAGAGGGCCAACATCACTGGGTTCGATTCCGAGACATTTATGAATGAGGCCGCCAACAACATCTCGCAACTGCCCAATGTCGCCATTGCCATTTCAGGAGGCGGCTATCGTGCCCTCATGAACGGCGCCGGCTTCGTTGCTGCTGCGGATAACCGAATTCAAAATACCACGGGCGCAGGTGGTATTGGAGGCTTGTTGCAGTCCAGCACATATTT GGCCGGACTTTCTGGTGGTGGCTGGCTTGTCGGCAGTTTGTTCTCCAACAACTTCAGCAGCATTGAGACCCTGCTGAGCGAGAACAAAGTCTGGGACTTTGAGAACTCCATCTTTAAAGGGCCCAAGGAGGCTGGCCTTAGTACTGTCAACCGCATTCAGTACTGGTCCGAAGTGGCAAAGGAAGttgccaagaagaaggatgctGGCTTCGAGACAAGTATAACAGACTACTGGGGCCGAGCATTGAGTTACCAACTGATCGGAGCCGATATGGGCGGCCCGGCTTACACCTTCTCCAGCATTGCCCAGACCGACAACTTCCAGAAGGCCGAAACGCCGTTCCCTATTCTGGTAGCTGACGGCCGCGCGCCTGGAgacaccatcatctccctcAATGCTACCAACTACGAGTTCAACCCGTTCGAGACGGGTAGCTGGGACCCGACCGTCTATGGCTTTGCGCCGACCAAGTACCTCGGCGCCAACTTCAGCAACGGCGTGATCCCATCGGGAGGCAAGTGCGTTGAGGGTCTCGACCAAGCCGGCTTCGTCATgggcaccagcagcacgCTCTTCAACCAGTTCCTTTTGGCCAACATCTCCAGCTACGACGGTGTGCCCGACGTGCTCATCGAGGCCGTGACTTCTGTCCTCAAGGAAATCGGCGCCAAGAGGGACGACGTCTCCCAAATCATCCCTAATCCGTTCCTGGACTGGAACAACCGGACCAACCCCAACGCCGACACGCTCGAGCTCGACCTGGTCGACGGCGGCGAAGATCTGCAGAATATTCCGCTCAACCCGCTCACCCAACCCGTGCGCGCCGTGGACGTCATCTTCGCTGTCGACTCGTCCGCCGACGTGACAAACTGGCCCAATGGCACCGCCCTGCGAGCCACCTACGAGCGCACTTTCGGCTCTATTTCCAACGGGACACTCTTCCCCTCGATCCCCGACGACTGGACGTTTATAAACCTAGGCCTCAACAACCGCCCCTCTTTCTTCGGCTGCGATGTTAAGAACTTTACCTTGAACGCCAACCAAAAGGTTCCCCCCTTAATCGTCTATGTCCCCAACGCGCCCTATACCGCGCTGAGCAACGTGTCCACCTTCGATCCGTCATACACCATGTCTCAGCGCAACGACATCATCGGCAACGGATGGAACTCAGCCACGCAGGGAAACGGCACGCTGGATTCGGAGTGGCCCACTTGCGTCGCCTGCGCGGTTATCAGCAGGAGCTTAGATCGGTTGGGCAGGCAGACGCCAGCCGCGTGCAAGACTTGCTTTGAGAGGTATTGCTGGAATGGCACAGTGAACTCAAAAGATACAGGGGTTTACATGCCTGAGTTCAAGATTGCGGATGCGCATGCCCTGGACTCGGGTGCTGTTGCTATCGGAAAGATGGTGAATGTCTGGTCGTCGGTTGTGGTGGGAGTTGTGGCGGCtactttgttgttgtag
- a CDS encoding oxidative stress resistance, giving the protein MAWSKTTRIQVMLAIDVMFFLLELSVGLAVGSLALLADSFHMLNDIISLLVGLWALSLTKRATTDQFSYGWLRAEILGAFFNAVFLIALCVSIVLEALGRFINPPTIDNPKLILIVGSLGLASNLVGFVVLGGHGHSHGPGGHDHGHDEHGHDHADAHEHNHGYENSAVAEEGRAGAASDARNHQTGRARKSSNARHARFTSIEDMQIYPASFRQEIIEASRSQPEESSSENSSDNENGGHEDTNTENTPLIGGSNGHNHQHYGAHSFSSKKGRRNSNVHREHNHTKPKKASKGGHGHSHADMGMNAMVLHVIGDALGNVGVIATALIIWLTNWPGRFYADPAVSLFITVIILRSAIPLTLAASKILLQATPEHIDLKQIREDIQDLEGVVSCHHVHVWQLDDTSLVASLHIQVDFPISAAGGDKWMELSRQVRQCLHEYGIHSATIQPEFCLDMTHNHTEEAATSPRPDDSSSSLPGCGKADGKCLLACVEDCSGRGCCVVPGVSRPESTHSHDGDGHHHH; this is encoded by the exons ATGGCGTGGTCAAAGACGACGCGCATCCAAGTGATGCTGGCGATCGATGTCATGTTCTTCCTCCTGGAATTGTCCGTCGGTCTCGCTGTCGGATCACTTGCACTCTTGGCGGATTCATTTCACATG CTAAACGATATCATTTCCCTACTTGTCGGATTGTGGGCCCTTTCTTTGACCAAGCGGGCGACAACAGATCAGTTCTCCTACGGT TGGTTACGCGCGGAAATTCTCGGTGCCTTCTTCAACGCGGTATTCCTGATTGCGCTTTGCGTATCCATCGTTCTTGAAGCCCTCGGCCGATTCATCAACCCTCCCACGATCGACAACCCGAAACTGATTCTGATTGTTGGGTCACTTGGTCTTGCCTCGAACCTCGTTGGCTTCGTCGTTCTCGGCGGACACGGCCACTCCCATGGACCTGGCGGACACGACCACGGCCACGACGAACATGGGCATGACCATGCGGACGCCCACGAGCACAACCATGGATATGAGAACAGCGCGGTCGCCGAGGAAGGACGCGCGGGGGCAGCGAGCGATGCGCGTAATCACCAGACGGGTAGAGCCCGGAAGTCGAGCAACGCCAGACACGCCCGCTTCACGAGCATCGAAGACATGCAAATTTACCCGGCTAGCTTCAGGCAGGAGATCATTGAGGCGAGCAGGTCCCAGCCGGAGGAGTCTAGCAGTGAGAATAGCTCCGACAACGAAAACGGCGGACATGAGGACACCAACACCGAAAACACCCCGTTGATTGGAGGATCGAATGGACACAATCACCAACATTATGGCGCACACTCATTTTCGTCAAAGAAGGGACGACGGAACTCTAACGTTCATCGCGAGCACAACCACACCAAGCCGAAGAAGGCAAGCAAGGGCGGACACGGACACAGCCATGCTGATATGGGCATGAATGCAATGGTTCTTCACGTCATTGGAGATGCGTTGGGTAACGTCGGTGTCATAGCCACGGCCCTGATTATCTGGCTCACCAACTGGCCGGGACGCTTCTATGCTGACCCTGCCGTCTCGCTCTTCATCaccgtcatcatcctccgcTCAGCCATCCCACTTACTCTTGCGGCTTCCAAGATCCTGCTCCAGGCGACGCCCGAGCACATCGACCTCAAGCAAATACGGGAAGATATCCAAGATCTGGAGGGTGTAGTCAGTTGCCACCACGTCCACGTCTGGCAGCTCGATGACACGAGCCTCGTTGCCTCGCTGCACATCCAGGTGGACTTCCCAATTTCCGCGGCCGGCGGTGACAAGTGGATGGAGCTCTCCAGGCAGGTCCGGCAGTGTCTGCACGAATATGGAATTCACAGCGCTACGATCCAGCCCGAGTTCTGCCTCGACATGACACACAACCACACTGAGGAGGCCGCGACTTCGCCCCGCCCGGACGACTCGTCGTCTTCGCTTCCTGGATGCGGCAAGGCGGATGGGAAGTGCCTGCTTGCCTGCGTGGAGGATTGCTCGGGCCGGGGCTGCTGCGTCGTACCGGGCGTGTCGAGGCCGGAGAGCACCCATTCTCATGACGGGGAcggccaccatcaccactag